The genomic region ttgtagtggcagccattgtgtgaatactatttttgtcactgtgaccttgacctttgacctagtgacctgaaaatcaattggggtcatctgcgggtcacgatcaatgtacctatgaagtgtcatgatcctaggcaaaagcgttcttgagttatcatccaaaatcattttactatttcgggtcactgtgaccttgacctttgaccttgtgacctcaaaatcaataagggtcatctgcaagtcatgatcaatgtagctatgaagtttcatgatcctaggcgtatgcgttcttgagttatcatccgaaaaccattttactatttcgggtcaccgtgaccttgacctttgacctactgacctcaaaatcaataggggtcatctgcgagtcatgatcaatctacccatgaagtttcatgatcctaggcgtatgcgttcttgagttatcatccggaaaccattttactatttcaggtcaccgtgaccttgacctttgacctagtgacctcaaaatcaataggggtcatctgcaagtcatgatcaatctacccatgaagtttcatgatcctaggcgtatgcgttcttgagttatcattcaaaaaccattttactatttctggtcaccatgaccttgacctttgacctagtgacctcaaaatcaataggggtcatcagcaagtcatgatcaatgtacctatgaagtttcatgatcctaggcccaagcgttcttgagttatcgtctgacaaccacctggttgacggaccgacagaccaacagaccgaccgacagaccgacatgagcaaagcaatataccccctcttcttcgaaggggggcataatgaaacAGTAATAGTATAATTAATCTAAATAGTTAATGCACAAAACATAATAGTTGCAACACGAAAAAaagggcctgggaaaaacactacttaTAATGAACAGTTATGGCTTAAGAAAAATGATTTAGCCCTTACCAACAAACGAGTTATCATCCAAGAATGAGTACAATTTCTTAGTTCCCATAGCAAAACTGCAGACAATCTTTCCAGTCTGAATGTTTTTCTTGGCGTTTGTCAGTGCTCCCTTTTCAACCAGATTCACAACTGTGTCACTGATCATCTCAGAGTGGAAACCCAGGTCCTTATGATTGTAGAGCTTGTGTAGGACAGCATCAGGCAGATTACCTATACCTGTATACATAAAATCAAATAGCACTCCATTCATGCTCATGATCATAGATGCTTAATATTTTGGATATGCAATAACAGTTTACCTTTTGAAGACACTGATCAATGTTTTAGTCACATCATTAAAAGTAAAATAGCAGTGTATTTTTGGTAAAATTTACCAGTTTTTCTTTATCATTTTGAACTTTTTTCTTCCTTTTTACAATTCAAAACTTTGGTGTGCGCTATACAAGATTGCGCTTAATACAACATACAGCATGGTATTTGGTCATATTTGGTTGATTATCTGTATTTTAAGAAATGAACTCAAATATTATATTCTGTTTCATGCTATTATATACAGTTTATGCAACACTGCTTCAGGCAGATAATCAGTTTAGAAGGACAGTCTAAGAGTTATTTGATTCAAAACTTGTGCAACTGAATTGAATTCGAGTAGGTTTGCTACTTTCCTGTAACACCTACTCCATGGTCAAGACCATAAAAAGTACCATTGTCACAAAGAATGGCAGTTAAATGAGCTTCTTTGTTGATCCTAACAAGACTCATAATaatccattgaaaaacatataatgtatAAGACTGGGGTTAAATTAAACCCTAGTATTTTGCATCTTAATTCATATCCAAGGAACTTTTCAATGAGTTCcattataacaagcaaattcgttgaattgatatatatccccgccaatatgcttctggacacaaaagtgttatatttgacactcaaacaagcattttttcaaaatacaaagggccataactccgttatttacagtaggtgtacaatgccatttggcgtgcaacatcctcttatccatatatatactcataccaagtttcaacaaaatccgccaaagcacttccaagatatggctctggacggaaagacggacggacagaaagacggatggATGAACAattccaaaacaatatccctctgcctatggcggcgGATAAAAAATTAAAGCAGACAAAAATAATTAGTACTGTAACTGCAAAAATTGAAACTACTGGTACATGTCCCATAACTATAAGCTACAGTTTTGGTATGCTCCACTTCTACATAACATTTGCTCCCCATAAATATCATACCTGTCTGTAATGTTGCCCCGTCTTCAACAAGGTTATCTGCGATCAGTCTAGCAATCTCGTTGATCTCTGGTGTGCGGATGATGGGGGCTATCTCCGGCAGGGGCGTGTCATGCTCCACCATGCAGTCAATGTGAGACATGTGGATGAGACTGTCTCCCAGCGTGCGAGGCATCTGCTTGTTCACCTGGGCTGGAAACCAGACACAAATGTGTAGGTTTTCACAATAGCACTCAAGAATCTTTACAAATGATTTACACTTAAAAATActgtaaacaacaacaaaatatagtACAGTATCTTTGCTAAAAGAATTTCAGCTTAATTTCAAAAATTCATTgtaatttaaaatcttttttttttaaacatgcgcAAACAGTGAATAGaaaaggaacaagagctgtcagaggaaagcgcgcttgactattcgagtgcttgacagtataacgtaagccatcatggggtaattgttcaaattattcaaaaaggtcaaggtaatagttcaggtatattttccacaatctattgaacatttgtaaagacataaaacaaacttaatagattttatttcaagtttggaTGGTCcttgaaaaataaagtaaataaataaaaaatgggggggggtttagagggggggggggggtataatgtggggtgtggtcatttattagatgatctttcaaaaataaaaaaaggaaaaaaaatatttgggggggaggggggtgggggggggagaaattctgggttggggcgtggggtattgtttgggtggaatccattgtggtattcaggtaagttttgttttgtcaaagtatttataaaatctgatcataaataaaaaagttatggcaatgtaacttaagtaatatgcatattttaaatggaaaaagggccataattcttacaaaatgcttgatacagttgtctgctcttgtttatagattggggtcttgttggtaaagaagtttgcaaaatatgaaagcaatatgtcaagggacattgaaaatatttgaggtggtacgcaaactttaacatagatttatcaataatatgcatattctaaatgacaaaatggccataattcttacaaaatgcttgatacagttgtctgctcttattaaTAGGTTGGgtttatgttggtaaagaagtatgcaaaatatgaaagaaatatgtcaagggacattgaaaatatttgaggtggtacgaaaactttaacatagatttatcaataatatgcatattctaagtgaaaaaagggccatatttcttacaaaatgcttgatacagttgtctgctcttgtttataggttggggtcatgttggtaaagaagtatacaaaatatgaaagcaatatgtcaagggacgttgaaaatatttggggtggtacgcaaactttaacatttgcacgctaacgctaacaggaacgctaacgccgacgccggggtgagtaggatagctccactatatatatttcatatataatagtcgagctaaaaaggatAATTTTCGGGTTTCTTTTGAAGGATCACATCtgtaatattttaaagaattGCGCACAGCAGGTCTGTTTATTACCTCACAGCTTTTGATGATTTTGTGTACGAGTGATATATTAGTAGATCTAATATatcaataaaaagtatttcatttttttctcaaagtgattaaacattcatttttttactAAATCTAATGCTTCTAtgttaattttattgaattttggcattttttctttacattttaaATGGATATTAATACAAAAAGATCTCCAATCATAGcatcaataaacaagatatgtgtttgttagaaacactatATCCCCTTCTGCcccactttgaagctatatatttgacctttgaccttgaaggatgaccttgtccttgacctttcaccgctcaaaatgtgcagctctatgagatacacatgcatgcccaatataaagttgctatcttcaatattgcaaaagttatggcaaaatgttaaagtttgggcaaactaaccaacaaaccaacagaaagggaaaaaacaatatgtcccccactatagtggtgggggacataaaaatgatgcGAATTCAATATTTTTCATCTAACTCAGTGTAATATTCTGTGTTCAATTTAGAATACGTCTGAAACACAGTTTTAAACTGTGAATTACACATTATAATTAATTGATATTTCCGTAAAAGTAACATTaaagcattaaaggggccttttcatgtttgggtaaattgataaaataaaaaataaaaattgtttcagattcgcaaatttttgttttagttatgatatttgtgaggaaacagtaatactgaacatctatCATGCtaaaaaatagccattatatgcatcttttgacgacttaaaaacctgaaaattataaagcgttgcaacgcgaaacgaattaacaatttagagttttgttgttgtcgttatattttgtgaaactacgaggattgctaatataaattataaaattccTCTGATATTGTATCTGGAAGAATGGACGAGTGGTCTAAGtcctttttactccaggactccagcggtcagtggtttgagccctgctgacagttaccttttttctttttttacttgtattcttgaatttttactgaagatttttagatccaatgttcacatttatcaatatgaagcatttattgacaaacttcaaaacatgccaaaatctgtgaaaaggccccttttaaataTAACAGAGTTTTCTATCCTACCTGTGATTTGTTTTGCTTTATATTTAACAGCTGTGCCTTTCGGATCGGGACAAATAGCATGATTAATCATGAAATTGGGTAAATTGAAACATTATTgaaatgattataaataacagtttttCAATTGTATATAAGTGCATGTCAGAATTTTGGGACAAAATGTGCCTTTTTGCCACTGTGAGACAGCCTGTAAAAGGCTGATCACTTCGTACCTATGATGTATGTGGCGTGCTGGATTGCAGCCCTGGTGCAGTCCACGCTGGTTCCCAGCGAGCAGAAGCCATGCTGATCCGGTGGACTCACGTGAATCAACACCGCGTCAAGTCTGAATGCAGAGAAATCAAATCACTATCCTGtctcaatataaaactaaattgCCCTGATGAATCACATACgaaaaagacttgaaaacagcctttagaaaaagaaaaataactgTTCAAAGAAAACCAAATTGGTTAGATGCTTAATTTGCGTTAagatattaataattgtttattacatttttattttctttagtAATGATGATTTTTGTACCTCAACAAACATTTCAGCAGCAATAAGTAAACATTTGCATGATACcggaattttataaattcattcaaaTGTAAAAAGtagtaaaaattatatttaagaaactgtgaccttgactttaccTACCCATTTTTTCTTCAGGGTCTAGAATCTTTAATATTTAATCCTTTAATTTCAAATGTTACCTGTATTTACATTCAAAACTTCTGTACTTACATTTATGAAGCAATTTGAAAAAGAAGAAAGGACTTTTCCAATCATTACTAGCACATTCTTTTGAACTGGTCTAGACTGAATATAATTCAGACAAGAGATCATAAACTTCATTGTTCCTCTACTTACTtgtatatttttcttctgaaCAGCAGAGGAATTTCACTGAGAAAGATCGGAACAGTATCAGCGCGGCCTGCGGCAATAGCCTCTCTGCAGTTCTGACCAATGAACAAAGAGTTGGAGCGGAATATACCTGAAAAATAGAGGATCACCACAGAAACATTCAATTGTAGTCTGCTGCTAGAGCTCTGCCAGAAACATGACTTATCTAAACAACTTTTCTTAGATATTTTATGGGAAATTAACCCTttaatacatataggatctggcacgagttgtcatatcataccatgttACTCGCAttctgttctgattttatgctgcttgcacacAGCCATTTAAGCTTTGgctctgagtgagaaagggttgaCTCAGGATTGTCAGAATCATTGGGGATAGAAAACTCTACACTTCATGAtgatgacatatttgaagttgaatTCATTCATTCCTCTGAGGAAAGTGGAAGCAATAAAGTCTGGCAACATAGCATTTTATGAGAAGAATTGACCAAACCAGTAGGCATTCATATAACAGAGTGAATCCAATATACTAGTTCTGCCTCTTAAATTTGTAAATACCGGTGTAACAAATGGATGTGTGGAAGTTTTTTTAGCTGTGTTTTGTTGTGATTAAAATATGATAAAGAGAAATCAACAGTATAGATAGGAGATATAAAAAAACAGTGCAATAATTCAATAAGTTAAATAGTGTGTATTTTACAAAGAATTATCTTATGCTTACAATGTTTCCACATTTGTAATCATGAATTGGATTTGACATGAAAATTTTATCTGAAATTATcttcaaaataacataaaacaatcagCAGTGTGACTATAGGGgccaaattaaataaacataggggtcaaattaaataaacatcTCAAGTTGAACTTTAAATGTTTATACCGGTACTCTTTTTCTTTGTTCTGAATTTTGTCAAGTGATATAATTAAATGTACATCCTCTATGCTAGAAACATGTGCACTAGTAAAAAGCAGTAGTTAAAAACACATTAagccgcgttctgataaaacagCACTTGATGCatcaaggacaacacttcacccttttttggaatttttcatttacatGCAGTCTCgtctaaacaaaaataaaatcaaagtggaaaatgttgtcccagataagcctgtgtggacagcctGTGCTGAAACTACTTCTATTTTAATAGTTATGGAAGTCTGAAAAATATAACCCCTGAATACACTTTTATAGCTTACCTTCATATTCTGGCTCATTATAAAGAGCTGGGCCGACAGTGGGGATATGAATCAACTGTACATCCTTTAGACCCGCAGTCTTCCCGTACTTTGTGAGATGTTCCAGCAGGAAGTTTGGCGTCGCAGCACAGCCATGAACAAAAACCTTCTGGCCTGAAAATGTTAACAGGGACCAGCTACACAATGAACCCTCCAGTTTTATTAGGCTCCTTCGGATTTTTAAAAttcataatgtttgtttttctaaAAGGATTGCACCCATGAGGTTGGGCGGCAAAAAAGTATTTTTCCATCCCTCACTGTGTAAATGGAAAGGTTTGTAGAAAAGAATTGCAAGTAAAAACAAGTTGATGAAGATATGAGTTGAGATATTATGCATTCGTATGACTGTTGTTGAACAGTTTTATGAAAAGATAGAGCGCATCATggcaaatgtcatgaaaaagacATCCTCTTCTTCCTAGGGGACTGGAACTTCAAGGTTGGACCAGATGCCTGCCAAGATCAAGGAACAGTAGGCAGATTGTGTATATGAAAGACCAATGACAGTGGGCTGAGACTTCTTGAGTTAGCCAGAAGTCACCAACTCACACTGGCCAACACGCTGCACCCACACAAAAAACGTCCAGAACAGTGTCCTGGTATGATCCATCCGTGCAAGAACACAACCACAAAATTTCATATCACTGCAGCAATGAAGGCACTTTTCCTGAAGATCTCGGAGAAGAAACGGCCCAAAGACTGGTCCCAATCTCTGACAATCCCCCTACCTAAAATGGGCAACCTCAAGCTGTGCAAGAATTACAGCACCGTCAGCCTCATCTGCCAGCCCAGCAAAGTAATGCTCCGAATGAATAGTAAGGCAGAAaagcaggctggattcagagctgtGCAGAGAACAGTGGAACATATCTTTAACAGTagtcatcattgagaaacaccaGTCCTGCAGAACCAACATTAGCTCTTGTAATATAACTTCATCATCTTCAACAAAGGTTTCAACAGCCTGTGGCATGATGACCTATGGCAGGTTCTGAGAGGGTTCAACATTGACAAAGGGCTGGTACAAGTCATCCAAGATCTCTACAGTTACACCAGCAGTGTATTACTTCTAAATGAAAGGACGGGTGATGTAAGTAATTCAGTTCATGTGGAACATATCATGGAGACATGCGTCTTTCTACCGATTTATTTTTCATACATACAaagacgatgacaaatgcatagACATAGACAAATCTctaaacacaaataaattcaaattatagCAATGTAATATTAagcaatgtaaaataataattattattattctaaaactaatttaattacATAAACCCATATTAAAGACATTACaatgaattaatgaataaattataataaaacaagaaatgtgtttgtcagaaacactatgtccccttctgcgccgctttaacttttttttttacctttgaccttgaaggatgaccttgaccttccaccactcaaaatgtgcagctccatgagatacacatgcatgccaaatatgaagttgttttcttcaatattgcaatagttatggcaaatgttaaagtttgaccaaacagaccaacgtacagaccaacagacagggcaaaaacatatatagtggtgggggacataaaaataaataaaataataatacggATTGTGATGTTGTCCACAAATGttgtacaaatattgtttttatcaatgaACGTTATGACGTCTATAATATGACGTAAAACTCGTAAATGCACGTGACATCGTGGTGCGAAACATAAGAGCTTCTTATAGGTGACTTCTTAAGGACATCAGTGGGTGTCCTTCAGAATTGTCGGCTCCCCCAGATCCTGTTTAACTCTTTCCTTGAGAAGACAATGCAGGAGACTCTATAAGACAATCACATTTCCATACGTGGCAGACCCATCTATACTTGAGATTCGCTGACCTCATGGGAGGGAACTCCAAGACCTCACTGACAAGCTCTATAaaagagcaggagcatacggAATGGAGGTCAGCATTTAGAAGATGAAGATCATGGTAAATAGCACAAACAATATTGGCACAGTCTTCATCATGAATAGCAAGAAACTGTAAGAAATGACCACTTTCAAGAacttattaaggtagcgcacctctaatgatttcccgcttTTATTTTACGATAATTGCCgatcttaaatgatcggttatttccaagagatgcattttatttttttcaaacttcgaattttgatatgtatttacatagttcatttagaatacattattttcactataaatattgactttgatacaattatcatctgaaaaatacgatttcgcgatttcttcaaagatagacgagcctttttacctgtatGGATAACTAATTTAAGGTgg from Dreissena polymorpha isolate Duluth1 chromosome 5, UMN_Dpol_1.0, whole genome shotgun sequence harbors:
- the LOC127880997 gene encoding 4-hydroxybutyrate coenzyme A transferase-like, giving the protein MSALLKHVSNVLPRVSSAGGRRSFFIYSPNALTPQVDRQPKWTTAEEAVQGIKSGQKVFVHGCAATPNFLLEHLTKYGKTAGLKDVQLIHIPTVGPALYNEPEYEGIFRSNSLFIGQNCREAIAAGRADTVPIFLSEIPLLFRRKIYKLDAVLIHVSPPDQHGFCSLGTSVDCTRAAIQHATYIIAQVNKQMPRTLGDSLIHMSHIDCMVEHDTPLPEIAPIIRTPEINEIARLIADNLVEDGATLQTGIGNLPDAVLHKLYNHKDLGFHSEMISDTVVNLVEKGALTNAKKNIQTGKIVCSFAMGTKKLYSFLDDNSFVAFHECDFTNNISLISQNPRVTSINTCLEIDLTGQVCSDSLGTYMYSGFGGQIDFVRGAALSLDGEGKPIIACTSTTDEGISRIVPTLKEGAGVVTTRAHVHYIVTEYGIAYLFGKNLRQRAYELIKVAHPSQREGLEKAAFERFKCVPSP